CACGCACCGTGCGCCACGGCAGCAAGCCAAAGCTCTGAAACACCATGGCGATCTGCGACAGGCGCATCTCGCGCAAGGTCTTCGCACTCGCTTGCGTGACGTTCACCATCTCCGCGCCGCGCTTTACCTGCACCGCCCCCCGGCACACCGGGTTAAGCCCGTTCACCGCGCGCAACAGCGTCGATTTACCCGACCCCGAGAGGCCCATCAGCACCAGAATCTCGCCGTCTTCCACCTCCAGCGCGCAATCATGCACGCCCAGCACCTGCCCGGTCTGCGCCTGAATGTCTGGCCGCGCCATGCCCTGATCCATCAGCGGCAACGCCACCTCGGGTGAATCGCCAAACACGATGGAAACATTGTCGAATATCACGGCACTCATTTGCGTTCGATCCTCAGCATACGGTCCAGCATGATTGCCACCACCACGATGATCATCCCGCTCTCAAACCCGAGCGCGGTATTGACCGAATTAAGCGCGCGCACCACCGGCACGCCAAGCCCGTCTGCGCCGACCAATGCGGCGATCACCACCATCGACAGTGACAGCATGATCGTCTGGTTAAGCCCGGTCATGATTTGCGGCAGTGCGAACGGCAGCTCCACCTTCCACAAAAGCTGGCGCGGCGTCGCGCCAAAGGCTTGCCCCGCCTCGATCAACGTCTGCGGGGTGGACGTAATCCCCAGATGCGTCAGCCGGATCGGCGCGGGTAGGACGAAAATCACCGTGGCAATCAGCCCCGGCACCATGCCGATGCCGAAAAACACGATGGCCGGGATAAGGTACACGAATGTCGGCAGCGTCTGCATCAGGTCAAGCACCGGGCGCATCCACGCATAAAGCCGGGGCCGGTGCGCCACGCCAATGCCAATCGGCACGCCCACGCCCATGCACACCACGCAAGACGACAGCACCAGCGTGAGGCTCTCGGTGGTTTCCTCCCAATAGCCTTGATTGAGAATGAACAGGAACCCGAGCAATACCAAGAGCGGCATCTTCCAGCCGCGCTGCAACGCCCATGTCAGCGCCACGAACACCGCCACCACAGCCAGCGGCGGTGGGGACTGCAACGCCCAGAGGATCGCGTTGATCAGATGCTCCATTACCCATGAAAGCCAGTCGAAAAACGGCTGGCCCACATCCTGCAACCAGTCGAATACCCGCTTGGCGGTCTTGCCCACCGGGATTTTTTCATCCGTCAACCAGTTCATGCGCAACCCTTGTTGTAATCTGCAATGTCGTCTCGCTCGCGCAGGGCAGGGCGCGCAGCCCGCCGCACAGCCCCGCGCCGCCAGCCATCCCTCAAGCCACGCCAGCGGGGGCGCCCAGCCCCCGCCGTGCCGCGCCCACCCAGGGGCGGCCACGGCTCATGTCCCAAGCCAACCCCACGCTTGGCCATAATCGCCAATAAAGCCCGCCGCTTCCAAACCACACCGCGCCCCGCGAAGGGCGCGCGCCGCGCGCCGCGCCAGAGCCGCAGACCCAGCGCGCCAAGCCCGGCACCTGATATGCCGGGCCTGCTTTCAACAAGCGCGAGGATGCGGTCAGCCAAGGTCAAGCGCGCTCACATGCCAAGCGCTGCGTTCACCGCCGCAACGGCATCGCCGCCATCCTTGGTGGTCACGCCATTAAGCCATGCCTTGTAAGCATCGGGATTGGCCTTCAGCCACGCACTCGCCGCATCCGCCGGGGTTTCGCCATCGTCGAGAATGGCCCCCATGATCTGGTTTTCCATCGCCAGCGTGAATTCGAGGTTTTCCAACAGCTTGCCGACATTCTTGCACTCATCCACATACCCGGCGCGGGTGTTGGTATAAACCGTCGCCCCGCCGAAGTTCGGCCCGAAATAATCGTCACCGCCGGTCAGATAGGTGAGGTCGAAATTGGCGTTCATCGGGTGCGGCTCCCAGCCAAGGAAAACAATCGGGTCGCCCTTCTTGTCGGCCCGCGCCACCTGCGCCAGCATCCCCTGTTCCGAGCTTTCAACCACCTTGAAATCCTTCAGCCCAAACGCATCCTTCTTGATCATGTCCATGATCAGCCGGTTGCCGTCATTGCCCGGCTCAATGCCGTAAATCTTGCCATCCAGCGCATCCTTGTGCGTGGCGATATCGGCGAAATCCTTGATCCCCAGATCGCTCGCCGCCTTGTTCACCGCCAGCGTGTATTTCGCACCCTCCAGATTGGCGCGCACCGTGTCCACCGTCTTGTCTTCGCGGTAGGGGGCAATGTCGGCCTCCATCGTCGGCATCCAGTTGCCAAGGAACACGTCCACATCGCCCTTCGACATGGCGGTATAGGTCACCGGCACCGACAAAAGCTTGATATCCGTGTCATAGCCCAGCGCGTCCAGCACAACCGTGGTGGCCGCCGTGGTCGAGGTGATATCGGTCCAGCCAACATCAGAGAACGTCACCTTGCCGCAATCGGCGGCAACGGCCATCTGGCCCAGCGCGCCCAGCGCGAGGGCGGCGATTGCTGTTTTCAATGTCATTTTCCGGTCTCCCTGTTTTTCTTGATTGACGAGTCAATAAAAACGCAACAGATTTGAAGCGCAAGTGATTTTCGGAGTGGGACATGCCCAAACTTGGAATG
This is a stretch of genomic DNA from Aquicoccus sp. G2-2. It encodes these proteins:
- the choW gene encoding choline ABC transporter permease subunit, producing the protein MNWLTDEKIPVGKTAKRVFDWLQDVGQPFFDWLSWVMEHLINAILWALQSPPPLAVVAVFVALTWALQRGWKMPLLVLLGFLFILNQGYWEETTESLTLVLSSCVVCMGVGVPIGIGVAHRPRLYAWMRPVLDLMQTLPTFVYLIPAIVFFGIGMVPGLIATVIFVLPAPIRLTHLGITSTPQTLIEAGQAFGATPRQLLWKVELPFALPQIMTGLNQTIMLSLSMVVIAALVGADGLGVPVVRALNSVNTALGFESGMIIVVVAIMLDRMLRIERK
- the choX gene encoding choline ABC transporter substrate-binding protein translates to MTLKTAIAALALGALGQMAVAADCGKVTFSDVGWTDITSTTAATTVVLDALGYDTDIKLLSVPVTYTAMSKGDVDVFLGNWMPTMEADIAPYREDKTVDTVRANLEGAKYTLAVNKAASDLGIKDFADIATHKDALDGKIYGIEPGNDGNRLIMDMIKKDAFGLKDFKVVESSEQGMLAQVARADKKGDPIVFLGWEPHPMNANFDLTYLTGGDDYFGPNFGGATVYTNTRAGYVDECKNVGKLLENLEFTLAMENQIMGAILDDGETPADAASAWLKANPDAYKAWLNGVTTKDGGDAVAAVNAALGM